The following are from one region of the Hymenobacter radiodurans genome:
- a CDS encoding glycoside hydrolase family 43 protein — translation MDASPGNTYRDIWAPEIYFFDGKWYVYFSADPFCCNGHRVFVLENSSPDPTTGTWVDKGRIANPTEDFWAIDGTVLEQNGLRYFLWSGHRETADGVQRLYISKMINPWTLTGPRVELSSPEYEWEKKGEPDVNEGPEVLKHGNKTFIVYSGSHCSTDDYVLGLLTASQTADPMDPKSWTKTPTPVFVKNPTGNAYGPGHNGFFKSPDGTEDWLIYHANVATGQGCGDARSTRMQKFTWNSDGSPNFGQPVPTGSKLPRPSGE, via the coding sequence TTGGACGCCTCCCCCGGCAATACCTACCGCGATATTTGGGCCCCAGAAATCTATTTCTTCGACGGTAAATGGTACGTGTATTTTAGCGCCGATCCGTTTTGCTGCAATGGACACCGCGTGTTTGTATTAGAAAACTCGTCGCCTGACCCCACTACGGGCACTTGGGTCGATAAGGGCCGAATCGCCAATCCTACGGAAGACTTTTGGGCCATCGACGGGACGGTGCTGGAGCAGAACGGGCTGCGCTATTTCCTGTGGTCGGGCCACCGCGAAACGGCTGATGGCGTGCAGCGGCTCTACATTTCCAAGATGATCAACCCCTGGACGCTAACCGGGCCGCGCGTCGAGCTTTCCAGCCCCGAATATGAGTGGGAAAAGAAAGGTGAGCCGGACGTCAACGAAGGCCCCGAAGTGCTGAAGCACGGCAACAAGACGTTCATCGTGTACTCAGGCAGTCACTGCTCCACCGATGACTATGTGCTGGGCCTGCTAACCGCCTCACAAACCGCCGATCCAATGGATCCAAAATCTTGGACCAAAACCCCAACCCCAGTTTTTGTGAAGAACCCCACTGGCAATGCCTACGGGCCCGGCCACAATGGCTTTTTCAAATCACCGGATGGTACGGAGGACTGGCTGATCTACCACGCCAATGTGGCGACGGGGCAGGGGTGTGGCGATGCGCGAAGCACGCGCATGCAGAAATTCACCTGGAATTCCGATGGCTCCCCCAACTTTGGGCAGCCTGTGCCAACTGGCAGCAAACTGCCGCGGCCCAGTGGCGAATAA
- a CDS encoding glycoside hydrolase family 43 protein gives MHLITCRLLAVLTICTGLLGCQRTTTAPDVAAAPVLGGKSSFTNPVLNEDFPDPTVIKAADGYYYAYGTQTERKGKVLNIQVARSRDLVVWEHLGDALPQKPAWADTTQNFWAPHVSFHDGRYYLYYSAEPNIRKYPVKGKEVNGLCLAVATATSPAGPFVDSGEPMQCGPGFVNIDPMSFDDPATGKRLLYWGSGFEPIKVRELAPNRTSFAPGSTATNLIKADTSKTTDNYQKLVEGAWVVMRDGWYYLFYSGDNCCGPKAHYAVLVARSRSATGPFETLAQATGRPNSAILVRNDQWLAPGHNSVITDAAGHDWIAYHAINTQKTAAGSPAGSGGRVMLLDRLEYQDGWPRVAANGTPSAGAVPVPATNTTPAAK, from the coding sequence ATGCACCTGATTACCTGTCGCTTGTTAGCGGTGCTCACCATTTGTACCGGTCTCCTTGGATGTCAGCGTACTACCACGGCGCCGGATGTAGCTGCCGCGCCGGTACTGGGGGGCAAATCTTCGTTTACCAATCCAGTTCTAAACGAAGATTTTCCTGACCCGACGGTTATTAAAGCTGCTGATGGCTACTACTACGCCTACGGCACCCAAACGGAGCGCAAGGGCAAAGTGCTCAACATACAAGTGGCCCGCTCCCGCGACCTGGTTGTCTGGGAGCATCTGGGCGATGCGCTGCCCCAAAAACCTGCCTGGGCCGATACTACTCAGAATTTCTGGGCGCCGCATGTGAGCTTTCACGATGGGCGCTATTACCTATACTATTCAGCTGAGCCGAACATTCGCAAGTACCCGGTGAAGGGCAAGGAAGTAAATGGGCTGTGCCTGGCCGTGGCCACGGCTACGTCGCCCGCCGGACCCTTCGTTGATAGTGGGGAGCCAATGCAGTGCGGGCCGGGCTTCGTCAACATTGACCCCATGAGCTTCGACGACCCCGCTACGGGCAAGCGCTTGCTGTACTGGGGCTCCGGCTTCGAGCCCATCAAAGTGCGCGAGTTGGCGCCCAATCGTACTTCATTCGCGCCGGGTAGCACCGCCACCAATCTGATTAAAGCTGATACTTCCAAAACTACAGATAACTATCAGAAGCTGGTGGAGGGTGCGTGGGTGGTGATGCGTGATGGCTGGTATTACCTGTTTTACTCCGGCGACAACTGCTGCGGCCCCAAAGCCCACTATGCCGTGCTGGTGGCTCGCTCGCGCAGCGCTACCGGTCCCTTTGAAACGCTCGCTCAAGCAACTGGTCGGCCCAATAGTGCCATTCTGGTGCGCAACGACCAATGGTTGGCGCCCGGCCACAACTCCGTCATCACGGATGCCGCCGGTCACGACTGGATTGCTTATCATGCCATCAACACCCAAAAAACCGCTGCCGGAAGTCCCGCTGGCTCGGGTGGGCGGGTGATGCTCCTCGACCGGCTAGAATACCAGGACGGTTGGCCGCGCGTAGCCGCCAACGGTACTCCTTCAGCAGGCGCGGTGCCTGTTCCTGCCACGAACACTACACCAGCGGCTAAATAA